The region aatgagcattacacagaggcctgtactctggagcgggatcaatttggaggtggagggtccgtcatggtcgggggcggtgtgtcacagcatcatcggactgagcttgttgacattgcaggcaatctcaatgctgtgcgttacagggaagacatcctcctccctcatgtggtacccttcctgcaggctcatcctgacatgaccctccagcatgacaatgtcacctgccttactgctcattctgtgcgtgagttcctgcaagacagaaaggtcagtgttctgccattgccagcgaagagcccggatctcaatcccattgagcacgcctgggacctgttggatcggagggtgagggctagggccattcccccagagatgtccgggaacttgcaggtgccttggtggaagagtggggtaacgtctcacagcaagaacgggcaaatctggtgcagtccatgaggaggagatgcactgcagtacatgTTCTGTTAGTCCCATATCTGTGGAACTTGCTCAgttttatgtctcagttgttgaatcttgtgttCATAGAATTATTTACACATCtttagtttgctgaaaataaacgcagttgacagtgagaggacgtttctttttatgctgagtttgtattgttttattttttttatttcacctttatttaaccaggtaggccagttgagaacaagttctcatgcgttctcacaactgcgacctggccaagataaagcatagcagtgcgacaaaaacattaacacagagttgcacataaacaaacagtcaataacacaaaataaaataaaaatagaaagatctatgtacagtgtgtgcaaatgtagaagagtagggaggtaggaaataaataggccatagaggcaaaaataatgacaatttagcattaatactggagtgatatatatgcagatggtgatgtgcaagtagagatactgggatacaaaagagcaagagggtaagtaataatatggggatgaggtttaAAGCTATTTaaagattggctgtgtacaggtacagttaactgctctgacagctgatgcttaaagttagagagagatataggactCCAGCATCAGAGATTttggcaattcgttccagtcattggcagcagagaactggaaggaaaggcagccataggaagtgttggctttggggatgaccagtgcaatatacctgctggagcgcttgctatgggtgggtgttgctatggtgaccagtgagctgagataaggctgacctggagccagtgggattGGCTACGGATACGTAGTGatggccagccgacgagagcatagaggtcgcagtggtgggtagtatatggggctttggtgacaaaatgcaTGGCACTGTGATGGGCTAcattcagtttgctgagtagagtgttgggggctattttgtaaatgacatcgccgaagtcaaagaTTGGTaacagtcagttttacgagggtatgtttggcggcatgagtgaaggaggctttgttgcaaaataggaaaccgattctagatttcattttggattggatatgcttaatgtgagtcaggaaggagagtttacagtctaaccagacacctaggtatttgtagctgAGTTTTATCTGTTCCTCTTCATTAGATAGCAGGCTGTGTTTACATTGTTGATAGAATCAGCCCATTGGCTGCCTTTATCATGAGGGTATGTACGTGTGTTCTGATTAGTTCCAACTTTAGTCCTTCGGCAAATTTGCCTGAGTATTGAAATGTAGTTTTTATGAAAACATTTGCAAGAATGGAATGTAATAGTCATCATAAGAATGTTTTCCTGTCTGGAATACACTGGGATCGATCAACTTAACGTTTTAAGGCTTTGGCCCACCACCAATAGGTGAACAGTGTAAACTTGTTAATATATTTGCTGACACCCTAGAATGGAGTAGTCTATGTAGCTACATAAACCACACCCCTCTGCAAAAATGCCTTTTCCGATGTTGGTAACAAGGCGGAacttatttaaattaggtaagagaataTCATGATAACATAGCATGAAAATGAGAGTTAGGCtgatgtcaccctattcccttgatAATTTTATCAATGTGTCATTTGTCAGACTTCgatctggtttcatccaaatatcaaCTTTAATGAAGAACATGATTTTGAAAGTTCATGACCTTCAAATAGTATATGATTTGACTGACAGCATATTCACTCAGTAGATAATTTAGGGATGTTTATTACTCATAACTGCAACAAACATGTCTCTGGCACTAACAcgtacagtcatgggtggtaacttaACAAGTCACTTGAAATCaaaggcactctgggaaatatttGAATAAAGTTTTACACTAAGCAGTATGTTAATTTAACACTTGTTCCAGTGTATATAATGGTCCCACTCtttcagtgttgatttaacactctCAGTGTTGACTTAACGCTGGAGAATTTTCTGtgtatgctgtcaaatcctcacACATGTTTGTAGTTTGACCAGCTGTTTTCAGCAACTGATATTGTTGAATTCAGTTGTCATATTGGCAGGTTTGCTAGCAAcaaactatttagctagcttctATCCTAGTGTTTGATATGTAATTCGATTTCTTCATAATGAACAGTGTCCTTAAAAGAAGGCAAACTTTTCTATGCCAGGAAAAATCACTCATCAtatcagctcattgttatggatgtatcaaAATTAATGTCACTAGAAAACCACTTAACACAAATGCAGCTATGCGCTTCTATGGGCTATAggagtaaaggccaaattcaatattgtATCAAGTCACtttttttcatatattttttgaTGCCTAAAGGGtttctaaaattctaaatcaaatatctaaatgatccatggtatgacgaTCTTAAAATAATTATATATGTTAGCATAGTACCCAAATATAATTGAAAAAGTTATTTACCAGTAAATGTGTGCTTTAGTATTGTTTGTTGGCACATGTGCTACAAGCAGGATACAAGTCTCAGTTCTGTAAATTACCTTGGAAAAATGTACTTTGCGAAGGGAGGAGGCGGTCGTCCATTATTTCCaaggtaaagtacagtacagaacgACAGCGTTTTCCCTTACCTAAATAACACAGTTGCTAAAACAACAAGTTGCTTTTCTTTCTTTTACATCACAGTGCAAAATATTTAAGgccacaacaacaaacaacatcaTGTTAACATAAAAACACATACTCACATGGTTTCAACTTTAGAAAAAAGAGCAAAGTAGACATTCATAGATAAGAAGTTATATGTACACTTTACACTGCAATTTATTTTCCAAGCACTTGATAAATGCATATTGAGGATGAATTCAAAATATAGATGAGAGTATGTCTTTGTCATGTAAGTGTGCCTGTTTAAATGCACATGTCCACacaaacatttttgtttttaaataagCAGCATAGGTATATTTTAAGCAAATTACATTCCACTCCCCTGACAGGCTTCATCAACACAAGCCATTTCAATAAGTGCTTGTTTTAGAGACAGAACGTAGAAAACAGTTTTACATAACTCTCCCCTAAAAAAAATGCATACCCTCCCCCCTCATTGagttaacaaaaaaataatgGTTACGACCACAATTAACTGTATGTGTTTATTAACGGGGATATCGACTTTGCAGGCTTTTTGTGGCACTCTGTTGCCTATCAGTGATTCCTCTTTGTTCTTGTGGGTTTGTATGGAAAATTGGCGCAGCTTTGAATGATTTTTTGGGTCAGAGGAGACTTTAAAAGGGTTCAGCTATGCTGCTGTGAATTTATTCTACAAAGCACAGCGTTTGGATGTTTATGTACAATAGAAGCCTATACAGTTTGCTCACAATGTCCAATTGCAACAGTATGTTTTGAAACGGGAGGTGAATGAACTGTTTGAAGCTTTCCATCTTTCAAACTCTCAGAGTATGATAGTGTGCAATTTAAGTGCTATATGTTATCCTTCAAAAATACTATAGTGCATAGGCATCTGCCACTCATTTCTTAAACTCAGTTAAATATCTTTAACATTTTTAAATATTCTAATATAAACATTCAATATCTATCTTCTTTTCTCATATCGTCATCATACTGTATCTTCTCACATTATGGTTCAGTTACTTTAAAAGCTGCATTTTTCAGGACAAACAAAAATATGCCTGATTGTGCTGAAAAGAAACAATGTTATTTCTGTTGTGTTTTTGTACAGAGTGTATGTAAACCAACCTACCTCCTCGGCAACACGAGCCATAGTAACCAGAACCAATTTAGAGGGACTACTTTTTAATAATTTACAGCCGTGTTCTGGAGCACGGGGCAGGACGAGGATAAATCAGTTCTCACCAATCACAATTAGGTGGTTTCTTTCATGTGAGGAGAGGCAGATGCCACCTCAGCAGTTGTCACCCTCAACTTCCACCATACTGTACATGGGCGGTGGGTAGCCTAACCGTTGTTAGGCTACCTACCCacgagtgttgggccagtaaccgaaggatcaaatacctgagccgacaaggtgaaaaatctgttaatgtgcacttgagcaaggcacttaaacctaattCTATCCAAGGGctctgtactactatggctgaccctgtaaagcaACACATTTaaactgcacctatctggtggcAATAAAAAAACATCTTATCTTATTTACACCGTTACACCATAATGTAGCCTATACAACCATTCATCTCTTTCATGTGACGAGACACAGACGCAGATGCTACCTCAGCAGTTGTCACACTTACTGGGTCTCTGACAGCTGTTCGGTAGTTCAATATTTCCCTGGCAGCTCGCACACACACAGGTTTGGCAGACTGTACCAGCAGAAGATTTCCTTAAAGGTCTTCCTCATCTCTTGGCTCCTGAAGGCGTAGATCAGTGGGTCGatgacagagttacacatgatgAGGATGAGGTACATGTTGAAGTGTGACATGAAGCAGGCACAGTAGGGGTTCCTGGGGCATGATATCATGAGGATGaggtggaggaaaaagggagCCCAGCATACTACGAACACACCCAGGAGGATGGTGAGGGTGATGGCGCCCTTCATGTTGGCACGCTGGCGGATGGGAACGTTCCCGGGCAGCACGGCAATCCTCTTTATGTGCAGGCGGGCCAGCATGAACATGTGGACGTAGAGAGAGGCCATGAGCGCCAGCATGGTGAAGAACATGGTGATGAGGCAGATGAGGACCGTGGTGCTCTCAGAGTAGATAATGAAGAGCACGCCCGATGCCACACAACACGACCAGATGCACGCGATTACCGCCATCGCTCGCTTTACCGTCACAATGTTATGGTAGCGCAGCGCGTAGAATATGGTGATGTAGCGGTCTATGGCGATGGCCAAGAGACTACAGATTGACGCCAGCAGTGAGCTACAGATCATGGAGTCGAACACGTTGTCCATGCTCTTTATGAGCGACCCGGAGATGGTCAAGTTGCCGCCGTTGATCAGGGCGATGACGATGGTCTCGGAGGCGTTGGAGACGCTGACCAGCATGTCTGCCACAGCCAAAGAACAGATGAATAAGTACATGGGAGAGTGAAGATTCTTATTCTTGATGATGGCAGCAATCACCAGGATGTTCTCTAATAAACTGACTATCCCCAGTGTGAGAAAGACCTCGGTAGAGATGAGGAGCTGCTCGTAACATCCTGTTGAGGAGTCCTTGATACCAACGCCCTCTGAGTCTTTGTTGAGGGTTCCCAGAGTCCCAGCAGTGCTGAGGTTCCTGGTATAGCCCACAGAGATCAACCCTTGGTGGtctgtggaattcatcatgtagTTGTTCGTTATCTTAGTTGGTTCTTGTAGTGTTTAAGTGAAACTTTATTGTCTCCATTCTGCTGTTTTGTTGTCTTTCTTTGCTGTGAAAGAACAGCTCTGTGGATGTAGTCAGAGTCTAGCGTCGGGCAGGTGGTGGAAAACAGAATAAATCCCAGATCCTCGATTTTGCCTCAGCCAGTCCCCAAACTGATCAAGCAGTCATTTTCTCCGGACATCTGCTGATGTTAGCCTTATTTAGCCCCTGGCACTCTGCACTGCTATCAACTGAAAGCCTCCAAAAAGAAAGTGAAAGAAAGgaaaagatagatagatagatagatagatagatagatagatagatagatagatagatagatagatagatagatagatagatagatagggggAAAGGATGAAAATAGAGAGGTGAAAGAATGAGACAGGGAGGGAATGGAGAATGCCAAATTCAAAGATCATAAAAAGAGAGATGAATTAAAAAGTGTCTAAAACAGAAAGGTGAAATGGAGATAAGAATAGAGAGAAGGAGTGACGATAAAGAAAGCAGATTGAGAGAGCATGGCAGAGAACGAAAGAACAGGAGCTGAGTTGATCAGTGACAGGAGTCTGAACCTCAGCGATGGagagagcagagtggagcagaACACATGCAGGCAGATTACTTTGCAGACTACAgagtctcctccctctccttccagtgTTATACAGTCAAACACGGACCTCCTCGCAGCCTCGCCCACCCAgccctgtcagccaatcagctcatacaaggagggTGGGGCAAGCTGTCATGCTGGTGTTGATAGAAACACATGGCATAGCAGATTTAAATGTCATGTTTTTCATTAAATTggatgatatttggatgaaaccagatGAAAGTATGATGACCAAAGCATGAAAAATGACTGTTGCTTCTACATTTATcaagtttgatcataaagttaaACACAAATTCATTATTAACGGCACAAGGTGACGTTGCCTTCACTGTAAATTTAaccaatggtaacatgatattctaTTACCCTTTTAAAATAAGTACTGGGAGTGGTTTATACAGCTAG is a window of Oncorhynchus mykiss isolate Arlee chromosome 11, USDA_OmykA_1.1, whole genome shotgun sequence DNA encoding:
- the LOC110535569 gene encoding melanocortin receptor 4, which translates into the protein MMNSTDHQGLISVGYTRNLSTAGTLGTLNKDSEGVGIKDSSTGCYEQLLISTEVFLTLGIVSLLENILVIAAIIKNKNLHSPMYLFICSLAVADMLVSVSNASETIVIALINGGNLTISGSLIKSMDNVFDSMICSSLLASICSLLAIAIDRYITIFYALRYHNIVTVKRAMAVIACIWSCCVASGVLFIIYSESTTVLICLITMFFTMLALMASLYVHMFMLARLHIKRIAVLPGNVPIRQRANMKGAITLTILLGVFVVCWAPFFLHLILMISCPRNPYCACFMSHFNMYLILIMCNSVIDPLIYAFRSQEMRKTFKEIFCWYSLPNLCVCELPGKY